The Candidatus Binatia bacterium genome has a window encoding:
- a CDS encoding VWA domain-containing protein, whose product MPGVELRDPFLLGLALLAPVVYALASRLPSVVTVSTLSHFHGAPRSLRSRLSKLPALLLAVATLLLAVALAGPRTGDTTNYVHREGIAIVMAVDRSGSMNARDFVAGDASVSRLDAVKRVFHEFVEGGKGDEKGRPDDLIGLVVFGTYADGVCPLTLDHANLMQILDDVKIASEASEASTALGEGLGLAIERLRESKAKSKVVILLTDGVSNAGDLDPMQAAKLAADNGIKVYTIAAGSKGLAPIPVVGADGREYLRRVYVDVDEETMRRIADATGGRYFHARDADKLTEIYKEIDKLERSDITEVRYLQYREHFGPLVEAAAALTMLAALASATLLRRLP is encoded by the coding sequence ATGCCTGGCGTTGAGCTGCGCGACCCCTTCCTGCTTGGCCTCGCGCTGCTGGCGCCGGTCGTTTACGCGCTGGCATCGCGGCTTCCGTCGGTCGTCACGGTCTCGACGCTCTCGCACTTCCACGGTGCGCCCCGTTCCTTGCGCTCGCGCCTTTCGAAGCTTCCCGCGCTGCTGCTCGCCGTCGCGACGTTGCTGCTGGCCGTCGCGCTTGCCGGCCCGCGCACCGGCGACACGACGAACTACGTGCATCGCGAAGGCATTGCGATCGTCATGGCCGTCGACCGCTCGGGCTCGATGAACGCTCGCGATTTCGTCGCCGGCGATGCGAGCGTGAGCCGTCTCGATGCCGTCAAGCGCGTGTTCCACGAGTTCGTCGAAGGCGGGAAGGGCGACGAGAAGGGACGACCGGACGACCTCATCGGGCTCGTCGTGTTCGGCACTTACGCCGACGGCGTCTGCCCCCTGACGCTCGATCACGCCAACCTGATGCAGATCCTCGACGACGTGAAGATCGCGAGCGAGGCCTCGGAAGCATCGACGGCGCTCGGCGAAGGCCTCGGCCTCGCCATCGAGAGGCTTCGCGAGTCGAAAGCCAAGTCGAAGGTCGTGATCCTGCTGACCGACGGCGTCAGCAACGCCGGCGACCTCGATCCGATGCAGGCGGCCAAGCTTGCCGCCGACAACGGCATCAAGGTCTACACCATTGCCGCAGGCAGCAAGGGCCTGGCGCCAATCCCGGTCGTCGGCGCGGACGGGCGCGAGTACCTGCGCCGCGTCTACGTCGACGTCGACGAGGAGACGATGCGCCGCATTGCCGACGCCACCGGCGGCCGCTACTTCCACGCGCGCGACGCCGACAAGCTGACCGAAATCTACAAGGAGATCGACAAGCTCGAGCGCAGCGACATCACCGAGGTGCGCTACCTCCAGTACCGCGAGCATTTCGGGCCCCTGGTCGAGGCCGCCGCCGCGCTGACGATGCTCGCCGCGCTCGCATCGGCGACGCTGCTGAGGAGGTTGCCGTGA